One genomic window of Cololabis saira isolate AMF1-May2022 chromosome 3, fColSai1.1, whole genome shotgun sequence includes the following:
- the c3h1orf43 gene encoding protein C1orf43 homolog isoform X1, protein MSNEGEAEGSLSSVNVVLAMAYGSLVFVLLFIFVKRQIMRLAMKSRRGPHAPVGHNAPKELRQEIEAKLNLVQKIQFEPRLLSSDDDRLNHSGSYDYLYRMKALDAIRDTEFPFFELGGTSTAVTGKRFRTWLLQLRNSNCMFRDNQSGLIDAVLDGYNKARYGAEAFGEAEFLKYQEALAELASIVKSRRSSTHSQHHQAAAKDLTGITELESPPSSPTQTTYLTSAAQQRSKRPRHFLELKNLKDNYNTLDSTL, encoded by the exons GTGTTTGTTTTActcttcatttttgttaaaagACAAATTATGCGTCTTGCCATGAAGTCTCGAAGGGGACCTCACGCTCCCGTTGGCCACAATGCACCCAAG GAACTAAGACAAGAAATTGAAGCCAAACTCAACCTGGTCCAGAAAATCCAATTTGAGCCTCGTCTGCTGTCTTCAGATGATGACCGACTAAATCATTCTG GTTCCTATGACTACTTGTACAGGATGAAAGCCCTGGATGCTATCAGAGACACAG AGTTTCCTTTCTTTGAACTGGGTGGAACATCCACCGCCGTGACAGGAAAGCGATTTCGGACGTGGCTTCTACAGCTGCGGAATTCCAACTGCATGTTCAGAGACAACCAGAGCGGTCTGATTGATGCTGTGTTAGATGGCTACAATAAAGCACGTTATGGTGCAGAG GCTTTCGGTGAGGCAGAATTTTTAAAATACCAGGAGGCCCTAGCCGAGCTGGCCTCTAT TGTGAAGTCTCGCCGAAGCAGCACTCACAGCCAGCACCATCAAGCTGCTGCCAAAGACCTGACCGGCATCACCGAGCTTGAAAGCCCACCCTCATCCCCCACCCAAACAACCTACCTCACATCTGCAGCACAGCAGCGCAGCAAGAGGCCCAGACACTTTCTGGAGCTTAAAAACCTCAAAGACAACTACAACACTCTGGATAGTACACTCTAA
- the c3h1orf43 gene encoding protein C1orf43 homolog isoform X3, with the protein MRLAMKSRRGPHAPVGHNAPKELRQEIEAKLNLVQKIQFEPRLLSSDDDRLNHSGSYDYLYRMKALDAIRDTEFPFFELGGTSTAVTGKRFRTWLLQLRNSNCMFRDNQSGLIDAVLDGYNKARYGAEAFGEAEFLKYQEALAELASIVKSRRSSTHSQHHQAAAKDLTGITELESPPSSPTQTTYLTSAAQQRSKRPRHFLELKNLKDNYNTLDSTL; encoded by the exons ATGCGTCTTGCCATGAAGTCTCGAAGGGGACCTCACGCTCCCGTTGGCCACAATGCACCCAAG GAACTAAGACAAGAAATTGAAGCCAAACTCAACCTGGTCCAGAAAATCCAATTTGAGCCTCGTCTGCTGTCTTCAGATGATGACCGACTAAATCATTCTG GTTCCTATGACTACTTGTACAGGATGAAAGCCCTGGATGCTATCAGAGACACAG AGTTTCCTTTCTTTGAACTGGGTGGAACATCCACCGCCGTGACAGGAAAGCGATTTCGGACGTGGCTTCTACAGCTGCGGAATTCCAACTGCATGTTCAGAGACAACCAGAGCGGTCTGATTGATGCTGTGTTAGATGGCTACAATAAAGCACGTTATGGTGCAGAG GCTTTCGGTGAGGCAGAATTTTTAAAATACCAGGAGGCCCTAGCCGAGCTGGCCTCTAT TGTGAAGTCTCGCCGAAGCAGCACTCACAGCCAGCACCATCAAGCTGCTGCCAAAGACCTGACCGGCATCACCGAGCTTGAAAGCCCACCCTCATCCCCCACCCAAACAACCTACCTCACATCTGCAGCACAGCAGCGCAGCAAGAGGCCCAGACACTTTCTGGAGCTTAAAAACCTCAAAGACAACTACAACACTCTGGATAGTACACTCTAA
- the c3h1orf43 gene encoding protein C1orf43 homolog isoform X2: MSNEGEAEGSLSSVNVVLAMAYGSLVFVLLFIFVKRQIMRLAMKSRRGPHAPVGHNAPKELRQEIEAKLNLVQKIQFEPRLLSSDDDRLNHSGSYDYLYRMKALDAIRDTGKRFRTWLLQLRNSNCMFRDNQSGLIDAVLDGYNKARYGAEAFGEAEFLKYQEALAELASIVKSRRSSTHSQHHQAAAKDLTGITELESPPSSPTQTTYLTSAAQQRSKRPRHFLELKNLKDNYNTLDSTL; encoded by the exons GTGTTTGTTTTActcttcatttttgttaaaagACAAATTATGCGTCTTGCCATGAAGTCTCGAAGGGGACCTCACGCTCCCGTTGGCCACAATGCACCCAAG GAACTAAGACAAGAAATTGAAGCCAAACTCAACCTGGTCCAGAAAATCCAATTTGAGCCTCGTCTGCTGTCTTCAGATGATGACCGACTAAATCATTCTG GTTCCTATGACTACTTGTACAGGATGAAAGCCCTGGATGCTATCAGAGACACAG GAAAGCGATTTCGGACGTGGCTTCTACAGCTGCGGAATTCCAACTGCATGTTCAGAGACAACCAGAGCGGTCTGATTGATGCTGTGTTAGATGGCTACAATAAAGCACGTTATGGTGCAGAG GCTTTCGGTGAGGCAGAATTTTTAAAATACCAGGAGGCCCTAGCCGAGCTGGCCTCTAT TGTGAAGTCTCGCCGAAGCAGCACTCACAGCCAGCACCATCAAGCTGCTGCCAAAGACCTGACCGGCATCACCGAGCTTGAAAGCCCACCCTCATCCCCCACCCAAACAACCTACCTCACATCTGCAGCACAGCAGCGCAGCAAGAGGCCCAGACACTTTCTGGAGCTTAAAAACCTCAAAGACAACTACAACACTCTGGATAGTACACTCTAA
- the tuft1a gene encoding tuftelin 1a — protein sequence MNGVTRSLCTFEDIRNQEYAEQCRGLRLTLHDQNEAVRSTEQHRDKPIGRAFALVQPASDRTTVNPEPVKSTEEQVEIIKVYLEANRQQQQKQQQSLKMLSDEVSQIQEVRYCLKSLREQMAIKHKPNINGWKVGIPFRKNGSSTPKGGAKADTQDADDEEERNKLREVSKRLYAQLQEAEKKHMDEKEKLQAEGSRLREHLSNQEEKLRVTKEDSEEKDTRIEELQRLLGGMEQESATLREAIRGREDELHELRKIREEGHNGEQRTQQLEKEVAVLKEKIHHLDDMLKCQQRKVRHMIEQLQNSRMVIQERDRVIRELEEKVAFLEAENREMHDQIDYFLGGQRSTSYLSSERNPQIVYSKPLKPSTSSNKPLPLIKVIEIKS from the exons ATGAACGGGGTGACGAGGAGTCTGTGCACATTTGAAGACATCAGAAATCAAGAATATGCA GAGCAGTGCAGGGGACTGCGGCTCACGCTGCACGACCAGAACGAGGCCGTCAGGAGCACagagcagcacagagacaag CCAATTGGACGAGCTTTTGCACTTGTGCAACCGGCTAGCGACAGAACAACTGTGAACCCCGAACCGGTGAAGTCGACAGAGGAGCAGGTGGAGATCATCAAG GTTTATCTGGAGGCCAacagacagcagcagcagaagcagcagcagagcctGAAGATGCTGTCAGATGAAGTATCACAGATACAGGAG GTGAGGTATTGCCTGAAGAGTCTGAGGGAGCAGATGGCGATCAAACACAAG CCAAACATAAATGGGTGGAAGGTTGGAATCCCCTTCAGGAAGAATGGCTCGTCCACCCCCAAAGGAGGAGCCAAAGCTGACACGCAG GATGCAGATGACGAAGAAGAGAGAAATAAACTGCGAGAAGTCAGTAAGCGTCTATATGCACAGCTGCAAGAAGCAGAAAAGAAGCACATGGatgagaaagagaaactgcag GCTGAGGGCAGCAGGCTCAGGGAACATCTGAGCAACCAGGAGGAGAAGTTGCGGGTTACAAAAGAAGACAGTGAAGAGAAAGATACGCGCATAGAAGAGCTCCAGAGGCTGCTGGGAGGAATGGAGCAGGAGAGCGCCACGCTGAGGGAGGCAATCCGCGGCCGTGAGGATGAACTGCACGAGCTGCGAAAGATCAGAGAAGAAGGCCACAATGGAGAGCAAAG GACTCAACAGTTGGAGAAGGAGGTGGCTGTTCTCAAAGAAAAGATCCACCATCTGGATGATATGCTGAAATGCCAGCAGAGGAAAGTCAGGCACATGATTGAACAG CTCCAGAACTCTCGCATGGTGATCCAGGAGCGAGACCGCGTGatcagagagctggaggagaaagTGGCATTTTTGGAGGCTGAG AATCGGGAAATGCATGACCAGATAGACTACTTCCTTGGTGGACAAAGGTCAACTTCATACCTGTCATCCGAGCGGAACCCCCAGATTGTTTACAG TAAACCACTCAAGCCATCCACGTCCTCCAACAAACCACTCCCTTTGATCAAAGTCATCGAGATCAAGTCATGA